In one window of Candidatus Scalindua sp. DNA:
- the rpmE gene encoding 50S ribosomal protein L31: MKQGIHPEYVNTVVTCGCGETFETRSAKSRISIEVCSKCHPFYTGKQKFVDTAGRVERFKQRFNWPDKSENTVESKDRGEGSGAR, translated from the coding sequence ATGAAACAGGGAATACATCCGGAATATGTTAATACTGTTGTTACTTGTGGGTGTGGCGAAACCTTTGAAACAAGATCTGCAAAAAGCAGAATTTCTATAGAGGTTTGTTCGAAATGCCATCCATTTTATACTGGTAAACAGAAATTTGTCGATACGGCCGGAAGGGTTGAAAGATTTAAACAAAGATTTAATTGGCCCGATAAATCGGAAAATACTGTTGAAAGCAAAGACAGAGGAGAGGGCTCCGGTGCCAGATAA
- a CDS encoding acetylserotonin O-methyltransferase encodes MKNQSNQIIESYRNNLLEIGYSFFKPRVLITATKLDLFNTIGETHITVREIASRLDLDRDATETFLNAMVSLGFLGKDKNSYFNTEEGKEVFIKGKEGYIGDIIILQDMMWNSWSKLEESIITGKPTRRPDMFQEKREETRNFIRAMHNTAMANAPFLSKNINFPGYKTLIDVGGGPGTYSVYFCIENPELESTILDLPGTLEITKELISLADVSDRITLMEGDFHEKIDGNYDAAFLANIIHCLGEEENSALIKRVYHALNDGGMIVIQDFILDDEKTSPPFPALFSLNMLLFTENGKSYSFNEIENWLEEAGFRNLERIRIPLPRSISVLIGKKEIV; translated from the coding sequence ATGAAGAACCAAAGCAACCAAATTATTGAAAGCTATCGGAACAATTTGCTTGAGATTGGTTATTCCTTCTTTAAACCGAGGGTATTAATAACAGCAACCAAACTTGATCTATTTAACACGATTGGAGAGACACACATCACCGTTCGTGAAATTGCATCCCGATTAGACCTCGATCGGGATGCGACAGAAACCTTTTTAAATGCGATGGTTAGTTTAGGCTTCCTTGGTAAAGATAAAAATTCATATTTTAATACAGAAGAGGGAAAAGAGGTATTTATCAAGGGTAAAGAGGGGTACATCGGGGATATCATTATTCTGCAGGATATGATGTGGAACAGCTGGAGTAAGCTGGAGGAATCAATAATTACCGGAAAACCGACACGGAGACCGGATATGTTTCAGGAGAAGAGAGAAGAAACCAGAAACTTTATCAGGGCCATGCACAATACGGCCATGGCAAATGCGCCCTTCTTGTCGAAAAACATTAATTTTCCGGGTTACAAGACCCTGATTGACGTAGGTGGCGGACCCGGTACTTATTCTGTCTATTTCTGTATTGAAAATCCAGAACTTGAGTCAACCATTTTAGATTTACCCGGTACGCTGGAAATCACAAAAGAATTAATTTCTCTTGCCGATGTATCAGATCGGATTACGTTGATGGAAGGTGATTTTCATGAAAAAATTGACGGGAATTATGATGCTGCCTTCCTCGCAAATATCATTCATTGTCTCGGAGAGGAGGAGAACTCTGCATTAATAAAGAGAGTTTACCATGCACTCAACGATGGTGGGATGATAGTGATTCAGGATTTTATCTTAGACGATGAGAAAACATCCCCGCCTTTCCCTGCATTGTTTTCACTCAACATGCTATTGTTCACAGAGAACGGTAAATCATACTCATTTAACGAGATTGAAAACTGGCTTGAAGAAGCCGGGTTTAGAAATCTTGAGAGAATCCGGATACCATTACCGAGATCCATATCTGTCTTGATAGGAAAGAAAGAGATTGTCTAA
- the rfaE2 gene encoding D-glycero-beta-D-manno-heptose 1-phosphate adenylyltransferase → MSKNLVHLLSTIGRPSVLLIGDFMIDKYVWGEVKRISQEAPIPVINVASEEFRPGGAGSVANNLVHLGARVYCCGVVGDDIEGKQLIKNLTDLETDTGGMVEDDTRRTTVKVRMMGHLQSAGRAIQQLLRIDYENTHVIKKTIEETLIRKIRLKAHDYDVILISDMNKGVMSKGIIETVISLGKEKKIPVIVDPRLGEDYSIYKGATAITPNRFETELSTGIKITDSSSLKAAGKKLVETLLLEYAVITVDKDGMFLYSKEGKYTLVPTIPKDVHDVSGAGDMVLSVLGFIVGAGNTFEDAAMIANVAAGIEVGKIGALPISKSEILSALMGGVNPLYSKIKVLDELEETLRQYREKGKKIVFTNGCFDILHVGHVEYLKFSRCQGDILIVGLNTDRSVREQKGPKRPFVPEEERARLVSALEDVSYVVFFDELTPGKLIQRIKPDILVKGEDWREKGVVGQEFVESYGGKVLLAPLVEGVSTTNVVSKILERNS, encoded by the coding sequence TTGTCTAAAAACCTCGTACACCTCTTGTCAACCATTGGCAGACCATCCGTTCTTCTCATTGGAGACTTTATGATCGACAAGTATGTTTGGGGAGAAGTCAAGCGGATATCTCAGGAAGCCCCGATACCGGTCATTAATGTTGCGTCTGAGGAGTTTCGGCCCGGAGGGGCTGGAAGTGTGGCGAATAACCTTGTACACCTGGGAGCACGTGTTTATTGTTGTGGGGTTGTTGGTGACGATATTGAAGGAAAGCAGTTAATAAAAAATTTAACAGACCTGGAAACTGATACAGGAGGAATGGTAGAGGATGATACAAGACGGACGACCGTGAAGGTCCGGATGATGGGACATCTCCAGTCTGCAGGAAGAGCTATTCAGCAGCTTTTGCGGATAGATTATGAAAACACACATGTGATAAAGAAAACTATAGAAGAAACCCTTATCCGGAAAATCAGGCTTAAGGCACATGACTATGATGTCATATTGATATCAGATATGAATAAAGGTGTGATGTCCAAAGGAATTATCGAAACTGTCATCAGTTTAGGAAAAGAGAAAAAAATACCCGTGATTGTTGATCCAAGACTGGGAGAAGATTATAGCATTTATAAAGGTGCAACTGCCATAACCCCAAACCGATTTGAAACAGAACTGTCAACAGGTATAAAGATTACGGACAGTAGCAGTTTAAAGGCAGCCGGAAAGAAATTAGTAGAAACATTACTTTTAGAGTACGCTGTTATAACGGTAGACAAGGACGGAATGTTCCTATACAGTAAAGAGGGGAAATATACCCTTGTTCCAACAATACCGAAGGATGTTCACGATGTCAGTGGTGCTGGAGACATGGTCTTGAGTGTTCTGGGATTTATTGTCGGTGCAGGGAATACCTTTGAGGATGCCGCAATGATTGCGAATGTCGCTGCAGGCATTGAAGTGGGAAAAATTGGTGCACTCCCTATCTCGAAAAGTGAAATACTGAGTGCACTTATGGGAGGTGTAAATCCTCTCTATTCCAAGATTAAAGTCCTTGATGAGCTGGAGGAAACATTAAGACAATACCGGGAAAAAGGTAAGAAGATCGTCTTTACAAACGGATGTTTCGATATTCTCCACGTTGGGCATGTTGAGTATCTCAAGTTTTCGAGGTGTCAGGGAGACATCTTAATTGTAGGCTTAAACACAGACAGATCAGTAAGAGAACAAAAGGGACCTAAAAGGCCTTTTGTTCCCGAAGAGGAAAGAGCAAGATTAGTTTCTGCACTGGAAGATGTAAGTTATGTTGTATTTTTCGATGAGCTGACTCCCGGAAAACTCATACAGAGAATAAAACCTGATATCCTCGTAAAGGGAGAAGACTGGCGGGAGAAAGGGGTTGTCGGGCAGGAGTTTGTAGAATCTTATGGCGGGAAAGTCCTCCTTGCACCCCTTGTAGAAGGTGTTTCAACAACGAATGTTGTCTCAAAGATATTGGAAAGAAACAGCTAG
- a CDS encoding divalent-cation tolerance protein CutA, which yields MSHCIVIFITTSSLDEAKKLGRTLVEEKLVACSNIIPSVHSIYSWQGELCDGEEALMVLKTKRELFSQIEVRVKELHSYLVPEIIAMPIIEGSENYLSWVKGETT from the coding sequence ATGTCACATTGCATAGTAATTTTTATTACGACAAGTTCTCTAGATGAAGCGAAGAAACTTGGACGCACATTGGTTGAAGAAAAGCTGGTGGCATGCTCAAATATCATACCATCGGTGCATTCAATCTATAGCTGGCAAGGGGAGCTGTGCGACGGTGAAGAGGCCTTGATGGTCTTAAAAACAAAAAGAGAACTATTCTCACAGATTGAGGTAAGAGTCAAGGAACTCCATAGTTATCTGGTACCAGAAATAATAGCTATGCCGATAATTGAAGGTTCAGAAAACTATCTGTCCTGGGTGAAGGGAGAGACAACGTAA
- the bioF gene encoding 8-amino-7-oxononanoate synthase, translating into MKEISNELEEMRKSDLYREMKVIEGEQGPYVKIENQEYLSFCSNNYLGLANHPFVKKAAIDAVKQYGWGTGASRLISGNMELHEKLECEISRLKNKRSSLVFPTGYMANVGTICALVGKEDIVICDKLNHASIIDGCRLSGAALRVYPHCDVIKLEKILRNSTQYRRKLIVTDSVFSMDGDLAPLPDIVTIADNHHAKVMVDEAHGTGIFGKNGAGVIEHFGLENDISIVMGTLSKAIGSLGGFVSGDIDLIHYLRNKARTFIYTTSLPPAVCAASIAGITIIRNDHSLRHALWNNIHYLKERLASLDLKIVPSESPIIPILIGNTKKTLDTAKFLFDRGILIPAIRPPTVPEKSSRLRITVMSSHTRDDLEKLLDILQDIQYL; encoded by the coding sequence ATGAAAGAGATATCAAATGAATTAGAGGAAATGAGAAAATCTGATCTCTACCGGGAGATGAAGGTCATAGAAGGAGAACAGGGACCTTACGTAAAGATTGAAAATCAGGAGTACCTATCCTTCTGTTCAAATAATTACCTTGGTCTTGCAAATCATCCTTTTGTAAAAAAAGCGGCTATTGATGCAGTAAAACAATATGGATGGGGAACCGGAGCATCGAGATTGATTTCCGGAAATATGGAGCTACACGAAAAACTTGAATGCGAAATATCGAGGTTGAAAAACAAGAGATCTTCCCTGGTTTTTCCAACAGGTTACATGGCAAACGTAGGTACCATCTGTGCACTAGTCGGAAAAGAAGACATCGTAATCTGTGATAAACTAAATCATGCAAGCATTATTGATGGTTGCCGTTTATCGGGTGCAGCCTTGAGAGTTTATCCGCATTGCGATGTAATAAAACTTGAAAAAATACTCAGAAATTCGACACAGTATAGACGTAAATTAATTGTTACAGATTCCGTCTTCAGCATGGATGGAGATCTGGCACCACTCCCGGATATAGTTACCATTGCCGATAATCACCATGCAAAGGTCATGGTTGATGAAGCACACGGTACGGGCATATTCGGTAAAAATGGTGCTGGAGTTATTGAACACTTTGGCCTGGAAAATGATATTAGTATCGTAATGGGCACTTTAAGCAAGGCAATAGGCAGTCTGGGGGGATTTGTCTCCGGGGACATTGATTTAATACATTATCTCAGGAATAAGGCAAGAACTTTTATCTACACAACTTCACTTCCCCCTGCAGTCTGTGCTGCATCGATTGCAGGAATTACCATAATCAGAAATGATCACTCCCTCCGTCATGCACTCTGGAATAATATCCATTACTTAAAAGAGAGGCTGGCATCACTTGACCTTAAAATTGTACCGTCAGAAAGTCCGATAATTCCAATCCTGATAGGAAATACCAAAAAGACTTTAGACACTGCAAAATTTTTATTTGACAGAGGGATATTAATCCCCGCCATCCGTCCCCCTACTGTCCCGGAAAAATCAAGCAGACTCAGGATAACGGTTATGTCATCACATACCAGAGATGATCTGGAAAAATTACTTGACATTTTACAAGATATTCAATATCTCTAA
- a CDS encoding PilN domain-containing protein, translating to MFFPKSVGLSIHENDLAISKVSQKFFSCTLESMVVKDFFLKETLDLKPLIDAEGFQGKEIILSWPRERTIVRELELPGSSIKELKDSISYQLDSFILYPESDVYYDVYPSISIEQGEKAFVFAIKREELDELMVKLDSLSIKPSRIVISSLAFIPFINAGKVIILNKRPGFTTFNCYEGQTLVKSSLVRNSDDLAEGVHEIKPDKIILLDFDENDDLGFDHAGITLEYLEKSKESLGAALNGVSEYLDEFDALKLSKKKIISKFLLTGLLILSIVSFAFIIPGIIKHKKGKAIDKINTQLMALQPEVSKVSEIKEEIEAILEKIEKINTITNITSRRIDLLAELTKVLPDDAWIKYLSMEDNYFEIEGSGLSGTSVLTLLEKSPMFSQVKFTSSVTKGRDGKENFKVKVNIKNDEKPALQ from the coding sequence ATGTTTTTTCCAAAAAGTGTTGGTTTATCTATTCATGAGAATGATCTGGCCATTTCGAAGGTGTCGCAGAAGTTTTTCAGCTGCACACTTGAAAGTATGGTAGTAAAGGATTTTTTTTTAAAAGAGACACTCGATCTTAAACCGCTTATCGACGCTGAAGGATTTCAGGGAAAAGAAATCATTTTGTCTTGGCCACGGGAAAGGACAATTGTACGGGAGCTTGAGTTACCCGGGTCGAGCATAAAGGAACTGAAAGACTCAATCTCATACCAACTCGACAGCTTTATCCTTTATCCTGAAAGTGATGTGTATTACGACGTCTATCCTTCCATTTCGATCGAACAGGGAGAAAAGGCTTTTGTCTTTGCCATTAAGAGAGAAGAGCTGGATGAACTTATGGTAAAGCTTGATTCCTTAAGCATCAAGCCGAGCCGGATTGTTATTTCATCTCTGGCTTTCATACCATTTATCAATGCTGGCAAGGTAATTATTCTGAACAAACGTCCAGGCTTTACAACATTCAATTGTTATGAAGGACAAACCCTCGTGAAATCATCACTGGTCAGAAACAGTGATGATCTGGCGGAAGGTGTTCATGAAATCAAGCCGGATAAAATCATTTTACTGGACTTTGATGAAAATGATGATCTTGGTTTTGATCATGCCGGGATAACGTTAGAATACTTGGAAAAGAGTAAAGAATCATTGGGCGCGGCACTCAATGGAGTGTCAGAGTATTTAGATGAATTTGACGCCTTGAAGTTGAGTAAGAAAAAAATTATCTCAAAATTCCTGCTCACCGGTTTACTTATCCTGTCAATTGTTTCTTTTGCATTTATCATCCCAGGTATCATAAAGCATAAAAAGGGCAAGGCTATCGATAAAATCAATACACAATTAATGGCATTACAACCTGAAGTATCAAAAGTAAGCGAAATAAAGGAAGAGATTGAGGCAATCCTTGAAAAAATAGAAAAAATAAACACCATTACCAATATTACCAGCCGAAGAATTGATCTACTTGCCGAACTTACCAAAGTTTTACCCGATGATGCGTGGATAAAATATTTATCAATGGAGGATAATTATTTTGAAATAGAAGGGAGTGGATTGTCAGGTACAAGCGTATTAACGTTACTGGAGAAATCACCTATGTTCAGTCAGGTAAAATTTACCTCTTCAGTTACAAAGGGACGTGATGGGAAGGAAAATTTCAAGGTAAAGGTTAACATAAAAAATGATGAAAAGCCAGCTCTTCAATAA
- a CDS encoding GspMb/PilO family protein — MMKSQLFNKLNKRTIIFSGIAILILLVILLDLLFFSPLFHSIRELDDKLSMKSELIAKYRSNIRNRKLYEKTLDELSSSYSSLEKFFFLCKTEDLAQANLQEFIKSVARKNGIIVSRSSSKQGKLITENPFLMLIHAKVEINDVDKMSKIQSFLYNIEYENEKLIFVDDLKLRSSGFDISRGISATITLSTIAKLDTKT, encoded by the coding sequence ATGATGAAAAGCCAGCTCTTCAATAAGCTTAACAAAAGAACAATCATTTTTTCAGGTATTGCCATACTTATATTACTGGTCATATTACTCGATTTACTCTTCTTCAGCCCCTTATTTCACTCTATCCGTGAATTGGATGACAAATTATCGATGAAGAGTGAATTAATAGCGAAATACCGTTCAAATATTCGGAACAGGAAATTATATGAGAAGACGCTGGATGAATTAAGCTCTTCCTATAGTTCTCTTGAAAAATTTTTCTTTCTTTGTAAAACCGAGGATTTAGCTCAGGCGAACTTGCAGGAATTTATTAAGAGCGTTGCCAGAAAAAACGGAATTATTGTTTCTAGAAGTTCTTCCAAGCAGGGTAAGTTGATTACGGAAAACCCCTTTTTAATGCTTATTCATGCAAAAGTTGAGATCAATGATGTAGACAAGATGTCAAAGATCCAATCATTCTTGTATAATATTGAATATGAAAACGAAAAACTTATTTTCGTTGATGATCTTAAACTGAGAAGCTCCGGTTTTGATATCTCAAGAGGAATATCTGCAACAATAACACTTTCTACAATTGCAAAGCTGGACACGAAGACATAA
- a CDS encoding type II secretion system F family protein has protein sequence MNTFKYRILTRGSAVVEGKKTVANKAELIAFLKKSGYIVLNVQEVAKSRKSNFFSDRAIKKSTVFFTQELGVLLDSGIPLDRSMKILSDAQENRNFRDMILEILGGLKSGQSLAESLNTFPNIFSTVYVNMVLAGEESGVLPKVLKRLGTFMERAQKIRSEITSSLMYPVFLIFAGVLSVAALMLLVIPKFSTIFAEVGIALPLSTQLLINMSDIGIKFGWLIILFFIGLYFLYQRLRKKRSIQEAIDKKKLKIPILGGIFWRSDISRFSRTLGTLLENGVPLLKSIDIAEAVLSNSYLGSIIEHIKPDIKAGKGLIVPLGPKSFFPGIAYHLLTVGEETGTLDEMLIRVSDTLDNDVEQRIKRLISLAEPALILFMGCAIGAIVISMLSAIFSINEVSF, from the coding sequence ATGAATACATTCAAATATCGAATTCTGACACGAGGAAGTGCCGTAGTCGAAGGGAAAAAAACGGTCGCAAACAAAGCAGAACTTATAGCCTTTCTGAAGAAATCGGGATACATAGTATTAAATGTGCAGGAAGTTGCAAAATCAAGGAAGAGTAATTTCTTCTCTGATCGCGCCATAAAAAAGTCAACTGTGTTTTTTACGCAAGAGCTTGGTGTACTTCTTGACAGTGGAATCCCCTTAGACAGGAGCATGAAAATATTATCTGATGCTCAGGAAAACAGGAATTTCAGGGATATGATCTTAGAAATTCTTGGAGGGTTGAAGAGCGGTCAATCTCTGGCAGAGTCACTCAATACATTTCCCAATATCTTCTCGACTGTTTATGTAAACATGGTACTGGCTGGTGAAGAAAGCGGTGTTTTACCAAAAGTATTGAAACGTTTAGGTACCTTTATGGAAAGGGCACAAAAGATACGATCAGAAATAACTTCTTCGCTCATGTATCCTGTTTTCCTGATTTTTGCAGGAGTATTATCGGTGGCGGCCTTAATGTTACTGGTAATACCCAAATTTTCCACTATTTTTGCTGAAGTCGGTATCGCGTTGCCCCTTTCTACACAGCTTTTAATCAATATGAGCGATATCGGAATAAAATTCGGATGGTTAATTATTCTTTTTTTCATTGGCTTGTATTTTCTCTATCAACGGCTGAGGAAAAAAAGGTCTATCCAGGAGGCTATTGATAAAAAAAAACTCAAGATCCCGATACTCGGAGGTATATTCTGGAGAAGCGATATATCGCGCTTCTCAAGGACATTAGGTACTCTCCTTGAAAATGGGGTACCTTTGTTAAAATCTATTGACATTGCAGAAGCTGTACTGAGTAATTCATACCTGGGAAGTATTATAGAACATATAAAGCCCGATATAAAGGCGGGGAAAGGCTTAATCGTTCCATTAGGACCAAAGTCATTTTTTCCCGGAATAGCATACCATTTACTTACAGTTGGAGAGGAGACCGGAACCCTTGATGAGATGTTGATCCGGGTTTCAGATACACTGGATAACGATGTGGAACAAAGGATTAAAAGGTTAATCTCCCTTGCAGAACCTGCACTGATACTTTTTATGGGATGTGCTATAGGGGCAATTGTCATATCAATGCTGAGTGCAATCTTCAGCATTAACGAGGTCTCTTTTTAA
- the rfbB gene encoding dTDP-glucose 4,6-dehydratase: protein MDKQKRILVTGGSGFIGTNFIRHTLHVKPDWYIVNLDSLTYAGNPHNFQDLKAESVERLRFVLGDVRDPTILAELFSQNKFDSVVHFAAESHVDRSILGPKIFLETNVLGTFTLLGESLKSWEARNRPDDFRFLHISTDEVYGSLGPRGYFTEDTQYNPSSPYSASKAASDHFVKAFFHTYNFPAIITNCSNNYGPFQFPEKLMPLMILNIIERKRLPVYGDGKNIRDWLFVTDHCEAVLRVIEGGVPGNTYNIGGNSERQNIDIVYLLCDLLDKRLGRSGKETSRRLIQFVSDRPGHDRRYAIDAAKIQKELGWSPKLRFEDAINITVDWYLENMDWVQSVRSGEYRKWIEANYEDRE, encoded by the coding sequence ATGGATAAACAAAAAAGGATACTCGTAACCGGAGGTTCGGGTTTTATTGGTACAAACTTTATTCGACATACATTACATGTTAAACCTGATTGGTACATAGTAAACCTGGATTCACTTACGTATGCCGGTAATCCGCACAATTTCCAGGATCTTAAAGCGGAGTCAGTTGAAAGGCTTCGTTTTGTCCTTGGAGACGTTAGGGATCCAACCATCCTTGCAGAACTGTTTTCTCAAAATAAGTTCGACAGTGTTGTTCATTTTGCCGCGGAATCCCATGTTGATAGATCAATACTCGGGCCAAAGATTTTTTTAGAGACAAATGTTCTCGGCACCTTTACTCTTCTCGGGGAGAGCCTTAAATCCTGGGAAGCCAGAAACAGGCCTGATGATTTTCGTTTTCTCCATATATCTACTGATGAGGTGTATGGAAGTCTTGGTCCTCGAGGCTACTTTACAGAAGATACACAATACAATCCATCGAGTCCTTATTCTGCTTCCAAGGCAGCCTCAGACCATTTCGTAAAGGCATTTTTTCATACATACAATTTCCCCGCTATTATTACTAATTGCTCTAATAATTATGGTCCTTTTCAATTTCCAGAGAAACTCATGCCACTTATGATTTTAAATATCATTGAACGAAAACGGTTGCCCGTTTATGGTGATGGAAAAAACATTCGTGATTGGCTTTTTGTCACAGATCATTGCGAGGCTGTTCTCAGGGTAATTGAGGGGGGGGTCCCGGGAAATACTTATAATATAGGAGGCAACTCTGAGCGTCAAAACATTGATATAGTTTATCTTCTCTGTGATCTTCTGGACAAACGCCTGGGACGTTCTGGTAAGGAGACAAGTCGACGGTTAATCCAGTTTGTCAGTGACCGTCCAGGACATGACCGTCGCTATGCCATTGATGCGGCAAAAATACAAAAGGAATTGGGATGGAGTCCAAAACTCAGATTTGAAGATGCGATAAACATTACAGTGGATTGGTATCTAGAAAATATGGATTGGGTACAATCGGTAAGAAGTGGTGAGTATCGCAAGTGGATTGAGGCTAATTATGAAGACCGCGAGTAA